In the Bacillus sp. HSf4 genome, CATGAGCTTCAAACCGTTCAACGGCGTCGGAAAGCTTTTCATTTTCGATATCCGGAAAAGCGTATCCGATTTCTGTTTTCTTTTTCGGGAGGTCTGCTTCAGGCAAGTGTTCGAGATCGATAAATTCCATCTGCGGCTTCAAAAAAATCATAGCCCGCTCCAGGACATTTTCAAGCTCCCTGACATTGCCCGGCCACTTTCGCGCTTTTAAGGATTTGAGCGCATGTTTCGTCAGGCCCTTTACATTGCGGCCGTATTCCTGATTGATTTTTCCGATCAAATGCCGGCTCAAGGCTTCGATATCTTCCTTTCGCTGTCTGAGCGGCGGTATCGATATCGGATAACGATTGATCCGGTAGTACAAATCTTCGCGAAATCTGCCGTCTGCCAGCGCTTTTTCAATATTAACGTTTGTTGCGGCAATAATTCGGACGTTTACAGGAATCGGCTTCGTCCCGCCGACCCTGACGATTTCCTTCTCCTGCAGCACACGGAGCAGCTTTGCCTGTGTATTTAACGAGAGTTCCCCAATTTCATCCAAGAAAATGCTGCCGTTGTTCGCTTCTTCAAAAAAGCCCTTTTTTCCGCCGCGCCTCGCTCCGGAAAAGGCGCCTTCCTCATAGCCGAACAGCTCTGATTCCAGCAGCGATTCTGAAATGGCCGCACAGTTGACCCGGACAAACTTATTATACTTTCGGTCACTTTCGTTATGTATGGCATGGGCAAAAAGCTCTTTCCCCGTTCCGGATTCGCCTCTCAGCAAAATCGTCGCAGGGGTCTTCGCCCCCAATTTTGCCTGTTCAAGCGCGACAAGCATCTGCTCGCTTGAGCCGATAATATCGGCAAATGTATATTTCGCTTCAAGCGTACGGATAATTTGACGAGCCCTGTTGAGCTCGTTCGTCAGCGATTGGATTTCTGAAACGTCGTGGATGACGCCGATGCTGCCTTTCAGGATACCGTCAACGATAATCGGCGCGACATTGACGATCACTTCCTTTTTATTCGGTCCGACCTTCATTCTGACGCCTCTGACCGGCCGCCTTGTTTCAAGCACCTTTAAATGCATGCTTTCACCTTCTGAAATATCCGTGTTCGCAGGTTTGCCGATCACCTGCTCTTTCGTCAGGCCCGTCATCTTTGTATACGCCCTGTTGATCATCATTCCGTTTCCGTTTTCATCGACGACAGAAATGGCTTCATCAGAAGACTGAATAATCGCTTCAAGCATCGTTCTGACTTCCTTCAGGTTCGTCACCTCTTCAGCCAGTTCGACCGCATCGGTAATGTCTTTAAATATGCTGAGCGCACCTAAAAGCGTCCCTCCGTCATCGATGATCGGAATTCTCGTCGTGACAATCTGTCTGTTCGGATGCAAAAACTGTTTTTGGTTGTATTCAGGCTCCCTCGTATTCAGGATGCGGGGAAGCTTCGTAGTCGGAATGACATTCTTGATGTGCTGACCGATCGCTTCACGGCGCTTTGTTCCGGTCATTTCTTCAGCCATTTTGTTGAACAGGATAATCTCTTCACGAATGTCGATAAAAATCATGCCGTCATTCATTGAATTAAAAATGCGGTCATGCTTATAGGTTTGTTCTTTGAGCATCTGGATCAGCTGCTGTTTTTCATTCATCAGCTGGGAGATGATATATGCGAGCGAACCCGGCACAACAATCGTTCTGTCGTGTTTTTTCCGCATCACTTGCTGCAATACATCAGGATCACCGGTTGTTTCAATGATGATGTCGATCTGTTTTGTTATGTATGGCGTCCAGTCCAGAGCCGTTTCGATCTTATTCTCCTGAGCAAAGATGAGCCCGGGAGCCGCTGGGTTTTTGTCAATGACTGCGGCGATATTGAGCGACTTTGTTTTCAACAGCAAATCTAAGAGAGCTGTTCCCCCTTTTCCAGCACCAACAATCAGTACTTTTTGTATCATCCCTTAACCCCTTTGCATGAAAAATTTTGCATACCATAATCATCATTTGCAACAATTTGCACAACATCTATGTTATCATGTTTTCCATTCTTGACAAACTTTTTTTTCGAATAGACAATAAAGGTAAATCTTTGGTAAGGGGATTCGTGTATGGGGAGACTGATCGCACTGCTGATTTTGCTGATTCCCGGCGCTTTGGCTGCTGCAGGCATCAAATTAATGCGGGACACGGTTTTCGGGGTTTTAATCGATCCTTTTCAAATCCTTTGGCTTCAAGGGCTTACCGGTATGATTTGTTTTGCCGGCGGACTGTATTTGTTGGGCGGATTTATTTTTTACAGAGACCGCAAGCGAAACCAGGTGAGCCCTCGATTTAGAAAAAAACAGAACAATTAACGGCAAAAAAACCGCGGATCAATCTCCGCGGTTTTTTTACGACATGGTTTTCTTGAGCTGGAGCGCTTTTTCGGGAAAATCGGTGAAGAAACCGTCAACACCGGCTTCCATCAGTCTTTTCATATCCTCCTCGCGGTTGACGGTAAACGGCCTGACTGCTTTCTGCTTCTGGTGAGCGTTTTTGATCGTATGTTCCGACATGGAGCGGAGGTAGGGATGAAACCCGGAGGCGGGAATCATCTCAATATACTGTTCAGGGTGATAAATCACATCCATATAAAGGGCGGCCAGTTCGATTTCAGGGTTCAGCCGCCGGCAAAGAACGAGACTTTCATGATTAAAAGAAGAAAGAATCATCCGATCCTGAAGCTGATATTCGGAAATCAGCGCCATCACTTTTTCTTCCATTCCATGATAGCGGACAATGCTGTTTTTCAGTTCAACATTCACGAGAAAATCGCCTGTCGCCGCCCAATCAAACACCTCTTCAAGAGTCGGGACCGGGACAAAACCGGTCTTTTCAGAAAAGCGATGACTTGCGTCTCCCGTTTTGAGGTCCTGATATGTATAATCTTTAACATAACCTGTCAGCGATGTCGTTCTGTCAAGCTTTTCATCGTGAATCACGACAAGCCGGCCGTCTTTCGTCATTTGCACATCCAACTCGATGCCGTCGGCGCCTAAAGCGGCCGCATGTTCGAATGCCGTCATTGTATTTTCAGGAAACGTCCCTGAAGCGCCTCTGTGTGCAAAAATTTTCGTCATGTAGGTTTCACCCCTAAAAATGAAATAAACGTTACTCCTCATTATGAATACTTTACTGCTTTCTTTCCACCTTTAAGCCCTTTTTTAACATCAAAAACCTCTTCGCCTCGATGACATGCAAAAAGCCCCGGTGCTAACGGGGCTTAAAGAAGTTATTCATAATAAGAAACGACAGCTTCAGCGATCGAATCGGCCGCTTTTTTTTGATATTGTGAACTGATGAGTTTATCGGCATCAGATTCATTTGTGATAAAACCCAGTTCAACTAAAGCACTCGGCATTTTTGAATGCTTGATGACATAAAACGGCGACTCTTTTACTCCTCTGTCCGCGGTTTCCAACGCACCGGGAAGCCGCTCTTGGATTTCCGATGCCAGGCGCTCGCTTTCAGCCGCTTGATACGTCGAGTCAAAATACGTCTCTGTACCTGAAGCTTCAGGTACAGCAGAGTTTGCATGAATGCTGATGAAAAGATCTGAGCCGTCGGCATCCGCCTTTGCCACACGATCGTCAAGGGTCAAAAACGTATCATCCGTTCTCGTCATGACTGTGTCTGCCCCTTCATCCTGCAATTTTTCATTCAGCAACTTGGATACATCAAGATTAACATCCTTCTCCAAAAGTCCGTTTCCGACCGCTCCGCTGTCTTCTCCCCCATGCCCTGCATCGACATAAACCGTTTTTCCGGAAAGCGGTTCTGCCGCAAAAGCACCGGGAAGAACCATCACAAAAGAACATAGCACTATAAATAAGCTCTTTACTAGCCATTTCACCGTTTCTTCCTCCCACATCTCCATTTTACGATCCATCATTCTTTCTTTTTGATATCTTCAAGCTGCAATGTGCCGTCCTCAGCTTTCGTATAATTGACCTCCACCTTTGTCTGTTCTTCGATTCCTTTATAGCTGTCCCGTTTATCAGGCGGGACCTGCAGCATCGTCTCTTTGCCATCAATATTGACGGCTACGGTATGCTGATCAGCCAAACCGACAAATGTACCTTCCTTTGTCATGATTTCCGCGCCCGTTTCATCCTCGTTGCGGCCGTTGTGCTGAGAAGTGCCGCAGCCTGTCAAAAACAGTATGGCGGACAAAATCAGAACGACTCCTTTTTTCACTTCGATCACCTCATCCGCTGGATTTTGTACACCTGTACCTTATCTTCAACCCTCCTTAGCTGTAAAGCTCATCACTCCGGCCCATCACTCTTGAATTCCACCTTCCAACGGCTCAGCGATTTCCGGTTGTTAGCAGCCATCCGCTCTGATTCGTCCATGAAAAATGATCTATCCCGGACGGAAAATGGATGAAAAATGGAAGGGAGCCAATCTTTTTCATCATTTTTTGCTGAAAAGTTCAATAAGCGATTTTTTTGTATGAAAAAAACGCCTTTTTTCTTTTCAAAAAGACGTTTAACACGGCTTGGCTTTATATCCTTCAGTTTATGTAAAGGTTATGATGGCGTGCGACCGTTATCGCCATTTAGTCAGCTGTCTGAAACATACGGTTTCTGTTGGGTTGCCATGCTGAAAAATGGGCTTATCCTTGCTGCTGCACAACCTGTTTCCCTTTAATTTTTTTGGCCGGTACGCCGGCGATCGTTATGTTTGCTTCAGTAAAAGATTTGTTGACTACGGCGTTCGCTCCGATCGAAATGCCGTCGGCAATGTGAATGTTGCCAAAAAGCTTGGCTCCAGGTCCGATCCAGACATTGTCGCCAATCGTAGGAACATCATGATGATCATGATTTTGCCCGATGTTAACCCCTTGATGAATGTCGCAGTTTGCGCCTATTTTAGCATTGCTGTTGACGATGAGCATGCCGTAATGGTTGATTCTCAACCCTGGGCCGAATACATTCACCGGGATATCATAGCCGAGCCTCAATCCTTTCTTTTTATGCAGATACCGGTAGATGTGCTTGAACACCTTGGAATTGGTATTTGTATAATATTCATGTTTGCGAAGGGCTATCTGATACTTCCATATATCATCGCCAAACCATTTAGCCCGCTTGCGTTTGGAGATTCCCAACGCTTTTTTGTCTTGTTCGAGATAATAGCGAAGATCAGTTTTCGTTAAGATCACATCGTCACCCACTTTTTTCATAATTTTAACACAATCATCCTGCTTTGTGATCGGTTTTTCGGAGGTCTTTAGTCCATGTCAAAAAAATAATCCCGTCCGAAAAGACAGGATGTTAAGGCAAAAACAAAGGAGAATTCCCCCCAGGTATCAAAGGCATTACTGAATTCCATCATATAGCTTTCGGGCATGTATCAAACGTGCTGCAATTACAATATTTCGGCATTTCGCAAGTGGGCAGTTAGGGCTTGCTTAACAAATGAGACAAATGACACATTGCACATGTTGTTTACGATTCACAAAAAATAACCTCGCCTATCAAAGACGAGGTCTTCACTTATTGGGTAAATCAATCAGCAATATCCGGGCTTAAGACGCCTTATGCTCCAGGCGCAGCTTGTCGGCGACCATCGCGATGAACTCGCTGTTGGTAGGCTTTGCTTTTGACATGCTGACCGTGTAGCCGAACAGCGATGAGATCGAATCGATGTTGCCTCTGCTCCATGCGACTTCGATCGCGTGGCGGATGGCCCGTTCGACTCGGCTTGCCGTTGTGTTGAATTTTTTAGCGATATCTGGATACAGCACTTTTGTGATGCTGCCTAAAAGTTCAATATCGTTATACACCATGGAAATGGCTTCACGTAAGTATAAATATCCTTTTATATGAGCGGGAACACCGATTTCATGGATGATCGTCGTGATGCTGACATCGAGGTTTTTCTTCGGCGATTCAGGCTGCGGACGAAGCACGCTGCTTTGCGAAGACGGCGCGCGGTGCGTCAATTGTGAACCATTTCCGCTGACCTGGCGGATATGGCCGACCAGATTCTCCATATCAAACGGCTTTAGGATAAAATATGACGCGCCTAAATCAACAGCTTTTTTCGTCACGTCTTCCTGTCCGAACGCCGTCAGCATAATGACATTCGGCTGTTTTTTGAGCTGTGACTCCCTCAGCCTTTCAAGCACAGCCAGGCCGT is a window encoding:
- a CDS encoding serine acetyltransferase, with protein sequence MILTKTDLRYYLEQDKKALGISKRKRAKWFGDDIWKYQIALRKHEYYTNTNSKVFKHIYRYLHKKKGLRLGYDIPVNVFGPGLRINHYGMLIVNSNAKIGANCDIHQGVNIGQNHDHHDVPTIGDNVWIGPGAKLFGNIHIADGISIGANAVVNKSFTEANITIAGVPAKKIKGKQVVQQQG
- a CDS encoding N-acetylmuramoyl-L-alanine amidase — protein: MKWLVKSLFIVLCSFVMVLPGAFAAEPLSGKTVYVDAGHGGEDSGAVGNGLLEKDVNLDVSKLLNEKLQDEGADTVMTRTDDTFLTLDDRVAKADADGSDLFISIHANSAVPEASGTETYFDSTYQAAESERLASEIQERLPGALETADRGVKESPFYVIKHSKMPSALVELGFITNESDADKLISSQYQKKAADSIAEAVVSYYE
- a CDS encoding glycerophosphodiester phosphodiesterase encodes the protein MTKIFAHRGASGTFPENTMTAFEHAAALGADGIELDVQMTKDGRLVVIHDEKLDRTTSLTGYVKDYTYQDLKTGDASHRFSEKTGFVPVPTLEEVFDWAATGDFLVNVELKNSIVRYHGMEEKVMALISEYQLQDRMILSSFNHESLVLCRRLNPEIELAALYMDVIYHPEQYIEMIPASGFHPYLRSMSEHTIKNAHQKQKAVRPFTVNREEDMKRLMEAGVDGFFTDFPEKALQLKKTMS
- a CDS encoding DUF2627 domain-containing protein — translated: MGRLIALLILLIPGALAAAGIKLMRDTVFGVLIDPFQILWLQGLTGMICFAGGLYLLGGFIFYRDRKRNQVSPRFRKKQNN
- the spo0A gene encoding sporulation transcription factor Spo0A, whose translation is MEKIKVCVADDNRELVGLLSEYIEGQNDMEVLGVAYNGQECLSLFKDKEPDVLVLDIIMPHLDGLAVLERLRESQLKKQPNVIMLTAFGQEDVTKKAVDLGASYFILKPFDMENLVGHIRQVSGNGSQLTHRAPSSQSSVLRPQPESPKKNLDVSITTIIHEIGVPAHIKGYLYLREAISMVYNDIELLGSITKVLYPDIAKKFNTTASRVERAIRHAIEVAWSRGNIDSISSLFGYTVSMSKAKPTNSEFIAMVADKLRLEHKAS
- a CDS encoding sigma 54-interacting transcriptional regulator; this translates as MQKVLIVGAGKGGTALLDLLLKTKSLNIAAVIDKNPAAPGLIFAQENKIETALDWTPYITKQIDIIIETTGDPDVLQQVMRKKHDRTIVVPGSLAYIISQLMNEKQQLIQMLKEQTYKHDRIFNSMNDGMIFIDIREEIILFNKMAEEMTGTKRREAIGQHIKNVIPTTKLPRILNTREPEYNQKQFLHPNRQIVTTRIPIIDDGGTLLGALSIFKDITDAVELAEEVTNLKEVRTMLEAIIQSSDEAISVVDENGNGMMINRAYTKMTGLTKEQVIGKPANTDISEGESMHLKVLETRRPVRGVRMKVGPNKKEVIVNVAPIIVDGILKGSIGVIHDVSEIQSLTNELNRARQIIRTLEAKYTFADIIGSSEQMLVALEQAKLGAKTPATILLRGESGTGKELFAHAIHNESDRKYNKFVRVNCAAISESLLESELFGYEEGAFSGARRGGKKGFFEEANNGSIFLDEIGELSLNTQAKLLRVLQEKEIVRVGGTKPIPVNVRIIAATNVNIEKALADGRFREDLYYRINRYPISIPPLRQRKEDIEALSRHLIGKINQEYGRNVKGLTKHALKSLKARKWPGNVRELENVLERAMIFLKPQMEFIDLEHLPEADLPKKKTEIGYAFPDIENEKLSDAVERFEAHVIKEMLEKYQYNRTKTAKALGVSIRNLYYKMDKYNLAKGGMQ